A stretch of DNA from Roseofilum capinflatum BLCC-M114:
GAATGTTGATTGGCGCTCAGATGGCGGATCATGACTTGGGTAAAACCGAGAATTGCATTCAGGGGAGTTCGCAGTTCATGGCTCATTTTGGCGAGAAAATGACTTTTGGCCTGATTGGCCTTTTCTGCTGCTTCCTTAGCGCCGGAGAGGGCTTCCATTACCTGTTTGCGCTCCGTAATATCACGGGCAATCCAAATTACAGAGTCCCCCATGCCGGAAACATCCGTAATGGGGGCAATGGTGGCAGAAAACCAGAGGATTTGATCTTCGATGGTGAGTTGATATTCTGTTTGTAGGGTGGTTTGAGTATTGAGGCTTTGCCAGATCCAATTAATAAAGGTTGTGGATTGATCGGGTTCAAAGATATCTTGTACGCTTTTACCGATCAAGTGGGAGGGCATTTGGTAGAGGGGTTGGGGGGTTGTAGGAGCAATGTTGAGAATGTAGCCTTGGGCATCAAAAACAAGAATTACATCTGTGATCGCACTGAAGAGGGTTTTAAATTCGGTGGTGACTTGTTTTTGATGCAGAATTCTGCCAAAGTCAAGGGCGCGATCGGAGAGCTGTTTGACCCAGTATGGATTTTGGAAGGATGAATAATGGGTAAAGAATACTAAAATTCCCAAGGTGGCCGAGCGTCTAGGAATCAGGTTAGGGGTGAGGGTTTCTTGGGCAGGAATGGGTATGGGTAGGCCAAAGGCGGCTCCTAGACCGACTTTGTGGGCCAGGGTTCCCCTGGAAAAAATATCGTTGTCTTGGGCGAGGTTCCCAAACCATTGGGGTTGGTTGCTATGCCAAACTCGTCCGGGAATGTCTTCGTCGGGAAGGAGAATTAGACCTTCGGTGTAGTGGCGAAAGTCTTGTAGGGCAACCCGGTGGTCTGGGGAGAGAGATTGGGTATTTTGATACCAAATTGAGCTACATTGGAGGGCGCTTTTGTCAGCCGTGGGAATCCAGGCTTCGGCGTAAGTCCAACCGGTGAGTTGACAAATTTGTTCTAGGATTAGGTGCAGGGCACTGGGGAAGTCAGGGGTGGTGTTTAAGGTTTGTTCTAGGGCCAGTAAGAGGTTGGGGGAGACATCTGGGAGTTGAGGCTCTGGGGAGGGGGGAGGAGGGGTTTCGCTTGGGGGCTGTTGGTTTGGGGAGGGTTGGCGTAGTTTGCGGTGGAGGTGATGGGCTTGTTTAATGCCGAAACCTGTGGTCAGCAGTAAGACGATCCAGGCAAACCAGAGGCCTGGGGGGATCGGCAGGGAGCGACTGGAATATACCCATGCGGTTACGGCGATACCGATCGCAGTTGAGATTAATAAGGGAGCGATGACCAGGATAGGAAAGGATGGGTATCGGAACATGGATTTAGGGAGTTAATAATCATTAAATTCATTAACCGTTAATCTTGTTGAGTTTACCACTGAGGATTGGATTGCAGCAGGGCTGTGGCTTCTCTGATGTTCAAAGGTTTGGCAAACCAATAGCCTTGACCAAAGTCGCAGTGGAGTTGTCTGAGAATGTCTAGTTGTTCGGGGGTTTCGATGCCTTCGGCGACGACTTTCATGTTCAGGGTTTGGCCAATTTGAATAATGGGAGGAATCAGGCCGAGATCGGATTCTTCTTGGCTCAGGCTGTTAATGAAGGAGCGATCGATTTTGAGGATATCAATGGGTAAGGTATGCAGATAGGAGAGGGAAGAGTAGCCTGTGCCAAAGTCGTCTAGGGAAATGTGAATGTCTTGGTCTCGGATTTCATGGAGCAGGGTGCGAGCATGTACGGGGTTGTCTATCAGGGCGCTTTCGGTGATTTCCATGGTTAAGGATTGGGGGGAAATCTCGGTTTTGGTCACGGTTTCGGCCACTTTTTCCATCAGGTTCATTTGCGAGAATTGACGGACGGAGAGGTTAATGCTGATTTTGAGGTGGTCGTTTTTCAGGGTCTGTTGCCAGATTTTGAGTTGATTGCAGGCTTGTTGGAAGACCCAATAGCCAATGTCGTTGATCAGTCCGGTTTCTTCGCAGATGGGGATAAATTCGCCAGGGCTGATGAGTCCTTTTTGGGGATGTTGCCAGCGCACGAGGGCTTCAAATCCACTGATTTTTCCGGTTTGCAGGTTGATGATGGGTTGGTAGTGAACGAGAAATTCTTGGTGTTCTATGGCTTTGCGGAGTGCGGTTTCTAGGGTGAGTCGTTTGAGAGCGAGTTGGTGCATGGTGGGGTCGAAGACGTGGTATTGTCCTTTACCCATGGCTTTGGCTTTGTACATGGCGGTGTCGGCATCCCGGAGGACGTATTCGGGTTTGTGGTAGTCCTGATGGCTGATGACGATGCCGATGCTGGCGTTGATAAAGACTTCGTGGTATTCGAGCTGGAAGGAGTAGGAGAGGCTGTTGAGGATGGTTTCTGCTAGTTTTTTGACTTCATCTAGGCTGCTACAGGATTCTACGAGGATGGTAAATTCGTCTCCTCCTAGGCGAGCGAGGATCATGTTTGAGTCTAGGAGGCTGTCGATCCGTTGGGCGATCGCCTGGAGCAGTCGATCGCCGACCAGGTGACCGAGGGAGTCGTTGATCACTTTGAAGCGATCGCAGTCTAGAAAGAGTACCGCAAATTGTTGGTCGGCATTTACTTTTAGATTTTGAATGGCTCCTTCGAGTCGTTCCATAAATAGGGCCCGGTTCGGCAGTCCGGTTAAGGAGTCATGCAGGGCCATCTCTAAGAGTTTTTGTTGAACGCGCTTTCGTTCTTGAATTTCTTGGCTTAGGGCTTGATTGGTTTCTTGCAGTTTTTGGGTACGTTCTTGGACTCTTTCTTCTAATTTTAAGTTTAATTTTTTCAGTTCAGTTTGCGCTGATTTAAGGTGCAATTGATGCTTGACTCTGGCTAAAACTTCTTCGATTTGAAAGGGTTTACTGATGTAGTCACATCCACCTACCCGGAACGCTTTGACTTTATCGAAGACCTCGTTTAGGGCACTAATAAATATAATGGGTATTTCTTGGGTGACCTCCATAGATTTGAGTTCTTGACAGACTTGATAACCGTTCATTTGGGGCATATTAATATCGAGTAAAATCAAGTCTGGAGGTTTGGCTTGAGCTGCTTTAAGGGCCGTTCTACCATTCATAACACTACGAACCTTATATCCTTGTTGGCTGAGTAAATCCGACAATAGACGTAAGTTTTCTGGGGTGTCATCAACGAGTAATATATTATATTTTGGGTTGGGATAATCCACGGTTCTGGTTACTTTTTAGGTGAATAAAACTCTCAGAGAGGTTTAGGTCGATCTCAGAGTTCCTTATTGAGTTTAACAATTCTATATTTTTAATATAACACTGAACTTATTTTTTGGGTAATTACTTCAAATTCAAAATTATCGACTAAATCATTTAAATAGGTGATTAGATTTTGCTGGGGTTCGGGAATTTCCTCCATCAGTTGTAAGATTAATTCAGCATCGGCTTCGATCGCCGCTTGATAGAGGTTCTCTAACCACGCTTGGGGCATTAATTCCCAATGTAAGGTCGAGTCTGAGAGGGCTTCTAGGGAGTCAGAGTCGGAAGAGGACGGGGCACGGTTGTCTATATAATCACAAACATAAGTAAGGTCTAAGTATTTAGCCATGGTCTGGAATAACTCTTCGTCTTGGAAAGGTTTACTGAGATAGTCATCACAGCCGATGGCTAGGACTTGCTGGCGCTCTTCGGCAAAGGCGCTGGCGGTGAGGGCGATAATGACTGTGGATTTCCCTTGAGGATGGGATTTAATATATTGGGTGGCTTGGAGTCCATCCATCACCGGCATCCGGATGTCCATCCAGATTAGATGGGGGTTCCAGGTTTCCCAAAGGGCGATCGCCTCTTGTCCGTTGCTGGCTTGTTTGACGTGAAAGCCCACACTGTGTAATAACGCCTCTAGGAGTTGGCGATTATCTGGGGAGTCATCCACGACTAAAATGCGGTAAGTGGGTTGATTGGGGGCTAAATGGATCACTCGACTGGTCGTTTGGAAAGGGTGGGGTTGAGCCTCGACGGGTTGGAGGAGTAAGTCAAAGGTAAATTGACTGCCAACCCCCACTTGAGAGGCTACCTGAATGTCTCCACCCATGAGTTGGACAAATTGACGACTAATGGGTAATCCCAGGCCGGTTCCTTGTTGAGATTGTCGGCCGACAGCTGTTTGCACAAAGGGTTCAAATAGGGTTTCTAACTCTTCTGGGGCAATTCCTGGGCCGGTATCGCTGACTTCAAAGGTGACTCGGAGGGGACGAGCTTCTGGGGGGGCGATCGCCGAGACCACTAATTTTACCCCTCCCTGTTGTGTAAATTTAATTGCATTTCCTAATAGATTGAGCAGCACTTGACGCAATTTACTCTCATCACCCGCCACATATTCAGGCACTTGAGGAGAGCGAACTAAGGCTAAGGTTAATCCTTTGTGGTCTGCTTTAATTTGCAGCATCTCATTGAGGGTATCGAGCAACGTCCATAAATTGAAGACATTCTCATTTAGGGTAATCTTTCCTGCCTCAATTTTTGACATTTCTAGAATATCATTAATCAAGGAAAGTAAATGCTCGCCACTGCGATTAATAATCTGCAATTGTTCGCGATGCACGGAGCTTAGATCGGGACTGCGGTCAATGAGTTGAGTAAATCCTAAGATGGCATTTAATGGCGTTCTCAGCTCATGACTCATGTTGGCTAAAAAGCTACTTTTCGCTTGATTGGCTGCTTCGGCTGCCTCTTTCGCCTGAATCAAGGCTTTTTCTGCTTGCTTGCGATCCGTAATGTCAGCAATCATTGAGGCATATCCAATCACATTATTTTGGCGATCCATCAAGACTGTATTATACCATTCACAAACAATGTGTTCTCCCGATCGCCTCCTATTGTCACAAATGGAATGGGTGGTATCTTCTTCAGCTTCTAAGGCTTGGATTAAAGCATCTGCTTGAACTTTTTTGGATTCAGCAAATAAAATCTCAAAGCTATGGCGAGAGGATAAAACTTCTAGACGACGATAACCAAAAATTCGTTCGGCTGCTTTATTCCATTCTACAATTTGCCAATCAATCGACCATTCAATTACTCCTAAAGGGGTTTGATCGACTAAAAATTCCAAGCGTTGCTGGGAAGCTCGCAGTTTTTCTTCCGATTCTTTGCGTTCTGTAATATCAGTATAAGAGCCAATAATCCGGACTTCTTCTCCGTGACGATCGTACAAAATTTGTCCCCGGTCTAAAATCCATTTATAACTGCCATCTTTACAGCGCATCCGATATTCAATGGTAAATAGGGGATTGTTTGGACTACCCTGATAATCAAGATTGGTAAACATCACCTGTTCAAAATCATCGGGATGTAAACGAGTCATCCACTCACTGGGGCGATCGCTAATTTCTGACTCGGAAAATCCCAGCATTTCTTTCCATCGAGCCGAATAAAACATGGTATTATTTTCCAAATCCCAATCATAAATTCCATCATTATTACTTTTGAGAGCAAGTTGCCAACGTTTTTCACTTTTTTTTAAGGCTTCTTCAGCAGCTATTCGTTCTGTTACATCCGATTGCAGCATGACATAGTGAGTCAGTTTTCCTATTTTATCTCGCAAGGGATACAGGGATAAGTTGCTCCAAAAGTGCTGCCTGTTTTTACGATAGCTTTGGCAAGTGACTTCAAAGAAGTTTTCGTTACGAATTTGTCTTTTTATGTCGGTATATTCTGATTTATAGAGACTGTTTTCATAGAGAAAAAAAAGCGGTTTGCCCAGAACTTCACGGGCAGAATATCCGGTAATCTTTTCAAAGGCAGGATTAACATAAATAATGGGTAAACTAGAGTGTTGAACATTGCTAATAATAATGCCATTATCCGAGACTTCTACCGCTCTTTGTAAGAGTCTGAGTTGTTCTTCATTGCGTTTTCTTTCCGTGATATCACGAGCGACAAAAATTACTTTTTTGTCCGGCATGGGGGATAGGGTAGCGGCAAACCAAAAGGTCTGTGTCGATAGGGTTAAGTAATACTCAAAATTGATGGTTTGGTTTTGCTTGGAGACCTGTTGTAAATAACCGATCAATTTTGAACGATAGTCTCCATAAATAATTTGATTAATGGTTTCGCCAATGAGATCGTAGGATTGATGGAAAGAGAGGGCCGGACAAGTGGGGGAAACTTTCACCACTTCTGCGTCATGATCCATGACTAAAACCAGTTCGGTCATGCCAGCGAACACCGATCGCAGTTCCGCTTCAGAGGTATGTAACTTTTGTTCTAAGAGCTTGCGATCGCTGATATCTTCAATTACACTGAGAAAGTAAGCGGGTCTTCCAGATGCATAACGCACTAACGAGATAGTGGTATTCACCCAACTCTGAACTCCAGATTTAGGAAGATAGCTATTTTCGATGGTAATAAAGGGTAAAGAGCCACTTAAGAGCCGATCTAAGTAACGTCGAGTTACTTGTGTATAATTACGATATTCTGAACCTTGGATATTGTGAGGAACCATCAGTTCAAAAAAAGAGTGATGAATCAGATCGGAACTCGAATACCCAACTAAGTCGCAAAATTTCTGATTGACTTCAATAAAGTTTCCCTGTAGGTCAATATGGGCCATGCCAATGACCGCTTGGGCAAAGGTTTGATCGAAATGGGTTGGGGAGGGTGAGGGGGGGGTTGTTTCCCTAGGGTTACCCCTCAGATGCTGGAATAAGTTGGAGAGGGTAACTACACCGATCAATTTATGGGTGGGGGTGACTAAAGGGAGATGGGTGAGATGATGCTGCTGAAAATAGGCCATCAGGGTTGAGAAATGATCCTGAGTGCTAAATGTTGCCCAGTCAGAAATTTCTAGGGTGATCCCTACGGGTTCCATGAGTTGCAAAACGGTCATGTTTTGCCCGCTTTGCGACCCCCTTAGATAGGGAAGTAAAGAAGATAAATGTAAGCGTCCGATTAAGTGTTGGTCTTCGATGACCCACCCTAGGGAAGGGGGATCGGCTAGGTTTTGGGAATTTTGGTAGAGCTGCCAATGGGCGATCGCCTCTGACCATCGCATCTGAGGTTCCACAGTGAGGGGATGAAAATCAATCCACTCATCGTCTTTGAAGCTGAATTTTTCAAAATCAGACTGGTGCATAATTGCCAGAGACTCTAGAACTTACGCTGTATTTTTATTCCCACAATCAACCCTGTACCGATTAAGTCTTGTTGTCATTGGGCAGTTGTTTTCTGTTATATCAAATTTAAATCGGTTTTCCTATTCACGTTAACTTGCGTAAACTTCAGGAGTCTGAATTCTGAAAACGCAC
This window harbors:
- a CDS encoding two-component system response regulator, with the protein product MDYPNPKYNILLVDDTPENLRLLSDLLSQQGYKVRSVMNGRTALKAAQAKPPDLILLDINMPQMNGYQVCQELKSMEVTQEIPIIFISALNEVFDKVKAFRVGGCDYISKPFQIEEVLARVKHQLHLKSAQTELKKLNLKLEERVQERTQKLQETNQALSQEIQERKRVQQKLLEMALHDSLTGLPNRALFMERLEGAIQNLKVNADQQFAVLFLDCDRFKVINDSLGHLVGDRLLQAIAQRIDSLLDSNMILARLGGDEFTILVESCSSLDEVKKLAETILNSLSYSFQLEYHEVFINASIGIVISHQDYHKPEYVLRDADTAMYKAKAMGKGQYHVFDPTMHQLALKRLTLETALRKAIEHQEFLVHYQPIINLQTGKISGFEALVRWQHPQKGLISPGEFIPICEETGLINDIGYWVFQQACNQLKIWQQTLKNDHLKISINLSVRQFSQMNLMEKVAETVTKTEISPQSLTMEITESALIDNPVHARTLLHEIRDQDIHISLDDFGTGYSSLSYLHTLPIDILKIDRSFINSLSQEESDLGLIPPIIQIGQTLNMKVVAEGIETPEQLDILRQLHCDFGQGYWFAKPLNIREATALLQSNPQW
- a CDS encoding sensor histidine kinase; the protein is MFRYPSFPILVIAPLLISTAIGIAVTAWVYSSRSLPIPPGLWFAWIVLLLTTGFGIKQAHHLHRKLRQPSPNQQPPSETPPPPSPEPQLPDVSPNLLLALEQTLNTTPDFPSALHLILEQICQLTGWTYAEAWIPTADKSALQCSSIWYQNTQSLSPDHRVALQDFRHYTEGLILLPDEDIPGRVWHSNQPQWFGNLAQDNDIFSRGTLAHKVGLGAAFGLPIPIPAQETLTPNLIPRRSATLGILVFFTHYSSFQNPYWVKQLSDRALDFGRILHQKQVTTEFKTLFSAITDVILVFDAQGYILNIAPTTPQPLYQMPSHLIGKSVQDIFEPDQSTTFINWIWQSLNTQTTLQTEYQLTIEDQILWFSATIAPITDVSGMGDSVIWIARDITERKQVMEALSGAKEAAEKANQAKSHFLAKMSHELRTPLNAILGFTQVMIRHLSANQHSLSATQIEEHFGYLKVIHNSGEHLLDLINDLLNWSKIEAGKMELHQSRFNLYDMLSTLYQMFKLKAEHQGLTLSFEVDTHVPPFIEGDSGKIRQVLINLLGNALKFTPEGGITVGIHWREDRSLEEAFLICEVQDTGIGIAASELAHLFEPFVQSSSDRGFQEGTGLGLPISQQVVELMGGQLTVESEVGQGSRFQFTLPVKRETRETSSDPIEYEIPANLRPHTAPLPTAQEKVEDEDLSYVQASDWEKLQQATLAADEELLLKLIETIFTPNSQMRGCLTEWVYDFQFDRVDQLIREQLSQKAN
- a CDS encoding PAS domain S-box protein, with product MHQSDFEKFSFKDDEWIDFHPLTVEPQMRWSEAIAHWQLYQNSQNLADPPSLGWVIEDQHLIGRLHLSSLLPYLRGSQSGQNMTVLQLMEPVGITLEISDWATFSTQDHFSTLMAYFQQHHLTHLPLVTPTHKLIGVVTLSNLFQHLRGNPRETTPPSPSPTHFDQTFAQAVIGMAHIDLQGNFIEVNQKFCDLVGYSSSDLIHHSFFELMVPHNIQGSEYRNYTQVTRRYLDRLLSGSLPFITIENSYLPKSGVQSWVNTTISLVRYASGRPAYFLSVIEDISDRKLLEQKLHTSEAELRSVFAGMTELVLVMDHDAEVVKVSPTCPALSFHQSYDLIGETINQIIYGDYRSKLIGYLQQVSKQNQTINFEYYLTLSTQTFWFAATLSPMPDKKVIFVARDITERKRNEEQLRLLQRAVEVSDNGIIISNVQHSSLPIIYVNPAFEKITGYSAREVLGKPLFFLYENSLYKSEYTDIKRQIRNENFFEVTCQSYRKNRQHFWSNLSLYPLRDKIGKLTHYVMLQSDVTERIAAEEALKKSEKRWQLALKSNNDGIYDWDLENNTMFYSARWKEMLGFSESEISDRPSEWMTRLHPDDFEQVMFTNLDYQGSPNNPLFTIEYRMRCKDGSYKWILDRGQILYDRHGEEVRIIGSYTDITERKESEEKLRASQQRLEFLVDQTPLGVIEWSIDWQIVEWNKAAERIFGYRRLEVLSSRHSFEILFAESKKVQADALIQALEAEEDTTHSICDNRRRSGEHIVCEWYNTVLMDRQNNVIGYASMIADITDRKQAEKALIQAKEAAEAANQAKSSFLANMSHELRTPLNAILGFTQLIDRSPDLSSVHREQLQIINRSGEHLLSLINDILEMSKIEAGKITLNENVFNLWTLLDTLNEMLQIKADHKGLTLALVRSPQVPEYVAGDESKLRQVLLNLLGNAIKFTQQGGVKLVVSAIAPPEARPLRVTFEVSDTGPGIAPEELETLFEPFVQTAVGRQSQQGTGLGLPISRQFVQLMGGDIQVASQVGVGSQFTFDLLLQPVEAQPHPFQTTSRVIHLAPNQPTYRILVVDDSPDNRQLLEALLHSVGFHVKQASNGQEAIALWETWNPHLIWMDIRMPVMDGLQATQYIKSHPQGKSTVIIALTASAFAEERQQVLAIGCDDYLSKPFQDEELFQTMAKYLDLTYVCDYIDNRAPSSSDSDSLEALSDSTLHWELMPQAWLENLYQAAIEADAELILQLMEEIPEPQQNLITYLNDLVDNFEFEVITQKISSVLY